A DNA window from Campylobacter anatolicus contains the following coding sequences:
- a CDS encoding 50S ribosomal protein L11 methyltransferase gives MRDKFYELSICSVHFYDEILELLFSFGVICVEELGGAIIVRDEDDLSELSWGINEYVSRLSTMANKPNDLQINLEIKQNRDWINEYKKAVKPILIDRIYIHPSWEEPKSGVTNIIIDPALAFGSGHHESTNSCVSFLQKYAKDGARALDVGCGSGILSIVLAKLGCVVDACDTDEQAVDSSISNANLNNVKFNKIWTGSVTDMSEKYDIVVANIIADVIFMLSKELKSSLKDGAYLILSGILNIYKERIKQTFNELELVEMRQLNDWLSFVFKK, from the coding sequence ATGAGAGATAAATTTTATGAGCTAAGCATTTGCTCGGTACATTTTTATGATGAGATTTTAGAGCTTTTGTTCTCGTTTGGCGTTATCTGTGTTGAGGAGTTAGGCGGTGCTATCATCGTGCGTGACGAAGATGATTTAAGTGAGCTTTCGTGGGGCATTAATGAGTATGTATCACGTCTTAGCACAATGGCAAATAAGCCAAATGATCTGCAAATAAATTTAGAAATAAAACAAAATCGCGACTGGATAAATGAGTATAAAAAGGCGGTAAAGCCTATACTTATAGATAGAATTTATATTCATCCAAGCTGGGAAGAACCTAAAAGTGGTGTTACAAATATCATTATCGATCCAGCTTTGGCATTTGGCTCAGGTCATCATGAAAGCACAAATTCTTGCGTGTCATTTTTACAAAAGTATGCTAAAGATGGAGCAAGAGCCCTTGATGTAGGTTGTGGTAGTGGCATACTAAGCATAGTTTTAGCCAAACTCGGTTGCGTTGTAGATGCGTGTGATACAGACGAACAAGCTGTTGATAGCTCAATATCAAATGCAAATTTAAATAATGTAAAATTTAATAAAATTTGGACTGGCTCAGTTACAGATATGAGCGAAAAATATGACATAGTCGTAGCAAATATCATCGCAGATGTTATCTTTATGCTCTCTAAAGAGTTAAAATCGTCATTAAAGGATGGAGCATATCTAATTCTTAGTGGAATTTTAAACATATATAAAGAGCGTATAAAGCAGACATTTAATGAGCTTGAGCTAGTTGAAATGAGACAGCTAAACGACTGGTTGAGCTTTGTCTTTAAAAAATAA
- a CDS encoding phosphatidylserine decarboxylase yields the protein MGYVAKSSYKFIAFFTILFIVALLFDIAVIFFAVILVFVIYFFRDPEREPYTDDKLAILAPIDGRVKEISTTKFEDKEFSKVVIEKSFFGVGSLRAPCDMNVSEIRQRHGLFLCNHMKISNAMNERVLYVCQNDTNEFMIRIIAGALTRSIYIKNVQSLKASRKFGFLSSGVVVMLLPKDTKICVSVGESVCSAGLLGYFNKRD from the coding sequence ATGGGATATGTCGCAAAGTCAAGTTATAAATTTATCGCTTTTTTTACTATTTTGTTTATTGTTGCGTTATTATTTGATATTGCAGTGATATTTTTTGCAGTTATACTTGTCTTTGTAATATACTTTTTTAGAGATCCTGAAAGAGAGCCTTATACGGATGATAAATTGGCTATTTTGGCGCCTATTGATGGTAGAGTTAAAGAGATCTCAACGACTAAATTTGAAGATAAGGAGTTTAGTAAAGTTGTGATAGAAAAGTCATTTTTCGGTGTTGGCTCACTTCGTGCTCCGTGCGATATGAACGTGAGCGAGATACGTCAAAGGCACGGACTTTTCTTATGTAATCATATGAAAATTTCAAACGCTATGAATGAACGCGTCCTTTATGTATGCCAAAATGATACAAATGAATTTATGATACGCATTATCGCAGGAGCTTTGACTCGTAGCATTTATATTAAAAATGTACAAAGCTTAAAGGCTTCTAGAAAATTTGGTTTTTTAAGTAGCGGTGTCGTGGTTATGCTTTTGCCAAAAGATACTAAAATTTGTGTAAGTGTTGGCGAGAGTGTATGTTCGGCTGGACTTTTGGGATATTTTAATAAAAGAGATTAG
- a CDS encoding tetratricopeptide repeat protein, with the protein MADEEVLILKPPSEESGEDIENAEELISIESIQENEEDIEQEIIPEPIEVKKSNKKLIFIIGTATVIILLIILIILLKDDKKDTIDTEELAQKIEQNYQTQSFGASKIDDMINKANQLYERGNKFEALKIYENIATYNQSLSNYNLGVSQMKQDKCEEAIISFTKAISDQDNTAVSAINAAVCSLELNNTKNFSYYINLANSFLQNELNSPLYSYYHAVINYYKGNYYEALHSLSHPNMQNYKDKYDYLSAKILAVLGNNDAAIAKLENQKEFNADITLAQLYANIAKYDKARDYLARASKNTTNPDLIKMIAALIDLKTGYYKDAASFINDVYKQDPLKPSQIYKIKTVLNPELFDVNLAQIHFKDDMFFNKTRRYETLFYFSPYKVFDVKQSMEYIRKGGVNVFLDDTNSANEYLAKSSAISKVNIELSTAIAKALNYELKEANRDFAALAKAHPQHSILQYNLALSYAQLGNFSLASKHFIASYHLDPNNHLAGIFGAISADITQTLDQKLIEEISTNLENDKSLDQINIYNALLNLINENQSALMRWLEEPKEENILNIAFDTIIAKMLSQNAIMNKKTNKLMQILPNDIIVNILNFIAQNETTNIKEYAKQVQIYFKNRDLDVDAFYHGASIIRKQYIKLLQISGLINRERDKLRQALKNAPANQNIIQTLAYIEIFTNDFKSSFARYNRLIDEFKSDDANTLFLASVAATGANQVQNAIALLELTRLTDPSAIENRIALGYMYQQINNIEAAMIQYNKIGNIDHKNEFYDFMIDNEAKIKF; encoded by the coding sequence GTGGCTGATGAAGAGGTATTAATCCTTAAACCACCTAGTGAAGAGAGTGGGGAAGATATCGAAAATGCCGAAGAACTGATCTCTATTGAAAGTATCCAAGAAAATGAAGAAGATATCGAACAAGAGATTATACCTGAACCCATAGAGGTAAAAAAAAGCAACAAAAAGCTTATTTTTATCATTGGGACAGCTACGGTTATCATCTTGCTTATCATACTGATAATTTTACTAAAAGATGATAAAAAAGATACAATAGACACAGAAGAATTAGCTCAAAAAATCGAGCAAAACTACCAAACGCAAAGTTTTGGTGCATCAAAGATCGATGATATGATAAATAAGGCAAATCAACTCTACGAGCGTGGCAATAAATTTGAAGCGTTAAAAATTTATGAAAATATCGCTACTTATAACCAATCTCTTTCAAATTACAATCTAGGTGTATCGCAAATGAAGCAAGATAAGTGTGAAGAGGCAATTATATCATTTACCAAAGCCATAAGCGATCAAGACAATACCGCTGTAAGTGCAATAAACGCAGCTGTTTGTTCGCTCGAATTAAATAATACTAAAAATTTTAGCTACTACATAAATTTAGCAAATTCATTTTTGCAAAACGAGCTTAATTCACCACTTTATAGTTATTATCACGCAGTAATTAATTATTACAAAGGTAATTATTACGAGGCTCTACACTCACTTTCGCACCCAAATATGCAAAATTATAAGGATAAATATGACTATTTGAGTGCAAAAATTTTAGCAGTTTTAGGCAACAATGATGCTGCGATAGCAAAACTAGAAAATCAAAAAGAATTTAATGCCGACATTACCCTAGCTCAACTTTATGCAAATATTGCAAAATATGATAAAGCACGTGATTATCTAGCACGAGCGAGTAAAAACACAACAAATCCAGATCTTATAAAAATGATAGCTGCCTTAATAGATCTAAAAACTGGCTATTACAAAGATGCGGCTAGTTTTATAAATGATGTTTATAAACAAGATCCGCTTAAACCAAGTCAAATTTATAAGATAAAAACGGTGTTAAATCCTGAACTTTTTGATGTAAATTTAGCTCAAATACACTTTAAAGATGATATGTTTTTTAATAAAACTAGACGCTATGAGACTCTATTTTACTTCTCGCCTTACAAAGTTTTTGATGTAAAGCAAAGTATGGAGTACATTAGAAAAGGTGGCGTAAATGTATTTTTAGATGATACTAATTCTGCAAATGAGTATCTAGCAAAAAGTTCGGCTATCTCAAAGGTAAATATAGAGCTTAGCACGGCTATCGCAAAAGCCTTAAACTACGAGTTAAAAGAGGCTAATCGCGACTTTGCTGCACTTGCTAAAGCTCATCCACAACACTCGATACTTCAGTATAATCTAGCTCTTAGCTACGCACAATTAGGCAACTTTAGCCTTGCATCAAAGCATTTTATCGCTAGTTATCATCTTGACCCAAATAACCATTTGGCTGGAATTTTTGGTGCAATAAGTGCAGATATAACACAAACACTTGATCAAAAACTCATAGAAGAGATAAGCACAAACCTTGAAAATGATAAAAGTTTAGACCAAATAAATATTTATAATGCTCTTTTAAATTTAATCAATGAAAACCAAAGTGCCCTTATGCGATGGCTTGAAGAGCCAAAAGAGGAGAATATACTAAATATTGCATTTGACACTATAATCGCTAAAATGCTCTCACAAAATGCGATAATGAACAAAAAAACAAACAAGCTAATGCAAATTTTACCAAATGACATCATAGTAAATATATTAAATTTTATCGCACAGAATGAAACAACGAATATAAAAGAGTATGCAAAACAGGTGCAAATTTATTTTAAAAATAGAGATCTTGACGTTGATGCATTTTATCACGGAGCAAGTATAATACGCAAGCAATATATCAAACTCTTGCAAATTTCAGGGCTGATAAATCGCGAACGTGATAAGCTACGACAAGCTCTAAAAAATGCACCTGCCAATCAAAATATAATCCAGACTTTGGCATATATAGAAATTTTTACAAACGATTTTAAGAGTAGTTTCGCAAGATACAACAGGCTAATAGACGAGTTTAAATCAGATGATGCAAACACATTATTTTTAGCATCTGTTGCTGCCACTGGAGCAAACCAGGTACAAAATGCGATCGCCTTACTAGAGCTTACAAGACTAACAGATCCAAGTGCAATCGAAAACCGTATAGCACTTGGCTATATGTATCAACAAATCAACAATATCGAAGCCGCGATGATACAATATAATAAGATCGGAAATATCGATCATAAAAACGAATTTTATGATTTTATGATCGACAATGAAGCCAAGATAAAATTTTAA
- the hisH gene encoding imidazole glycerol phosphate synthase subunit HisH: MIGIVDYGAGNIRSVINAFELLGSKCELVNEPERLIKYDRVILPGVGAFGEAMTKLRATNLDDAISEFVKSGRPFLGICLGMQLLFETSDEFGKNDGLGLIEGRVVKFDISKFNSPLKIPHVGWNTMKFIKQTPINTGLKDDEYLYFVHSYHAICDDKFVLAKSEYGYEFVSAVVYENVYGFQPHPEKSHNVGLKILSNFKEL; encoded by the coding sequence ATGATAGGTATTGTTGATTATGGAGCTGGTAATATCAGAAGCGTGATAAACGCATTTGAACTTTTAGGCTCAAAGTGTGAGCTAGTGAATGAGCCTGAGAGGCTTATTAAATATGATAGGGTAATTTTGCCCGGCGTTGGGGCGTTTGGTGAAGCAATGACTAAGCTAAGGGCTACAAATTTAGATGATGCGATAAGTGAGTTTGTCAAAAGCGGAAGACCATTTTTAGGAATTTGTCTTGGTATGCAGCTGCTTTTTGAAACAAGTGATGAGTTTGGTAAAAACGATGGACTTGGGCTAATTGAAGGTAGAGTGGTTAAATTTGATATATCCAAATTCAACTCGCCACTTAAGATACCACATGTTGGCTGGAATACTATGAAATTTATAAAACAAACTCCAATCAATACAGGGCTAAAAGATGATGAATATCTTTACTTTGTACACAGCTATCACGCCATTTGTGATGATAAATTTGTGTTAGCAAAGAGTGAATACGGCTATGAGTTTGTAAGTGCGGTGGTGTATGAAAATGTTTATGGTTTTCAGCCACATCCAGAGAAAAGCCACAATGTTGGACTAAAAATACTATCGAATTTTAAGGAGCTTTAA
- the pssA gene encoding CDP-diacylglycerol--serine O-phosphatidyltransferase: MNNLQKPQLMYILPNLFTAASAFLGIVSIISAIQGYCFDIQDEHLKAQGYYSRAIIYIVLSLILDGLDGRVARLTKTTSKFGIEFDSLADIIAFGVAPTILFYLVIGNQFGRFGALISAMFAVFGAIRLARFNVTTGTYEPNVFIGLPIPTAAIVSVLWVGVYLDYDIFRGFEWFYILLHAVLAVLMVSNIRYPSFKKIDLKQSHVMRILIILVVAFSMLYLYPFESATIVISIYVLYGIIRALMMFSKNLKKKESE, from the coding sequence ATGAATAATTTACAAAAACCGCAACTTATGTATATATTACCAAATTTATTTACCGCCGCGAGTGCATTTTTAGGCATTGTAAGTATTATTTCTGCTATTCAAGGTTATTGCTTTGATATCCAAGATGAGCATTTAAAAGCTCAAGGTTATTACTCGCGAGCCATCATATATATCGTGCTTTCGCTTATATTAGATGGGCTTGATGGACGTGTGGCACGACTTACTAAGACGACTAGTAAATTTGGTATAGAATTTGATAGTCTTGCTGATATAATAGCATTTGGCGTTGCTCCTACAATTTTATTTTATCTTGTTATAGGCAATCAGTTTGGGCGATTTGGAGCATTGATCTCAGCGATGTTTGCAGTATTTGGTGCGATTAGGTTGGCTAGATTTAATGTTACAACAGGCACATATGAGCCAAACGTATTTATTGGACTTCCAATACCAACAGCTGCGATCGTGAGTGTGCTTTGGGTTGGCGTGTATTTAGATTATGATATTTTTCGTGGTTTTGAGTGGTTTTATATATTGCTTCACGCTGTTCTTGCTGTATTAATGGTGAGTAATATCCGCTATCCTAGCTTTAAAAAGATAGATCTTAAACAATCTCACGTTATGCGAATTCTTATAATACTTGTGGTGGCGTTTTCTATGCTATATCTTTATCCATTTGAAAGTGCAACAATTGTAATAAGCATTTACGTTTTATATGGTATAATCAGGGCATTAATGATGTTTAGTAAAAATTTAAAGAAAAAGGAGAGTGAATGA
- the hisA gene encoding 1-(5-phosphoribosyl)-5-[(5-phosphoribosylamino)methylideneamino]imidazole-4-carboxamide isomerase, producing MEIFPAIDLKDGKVVRLSKGLMDSAKIYNNSPSDQAKIFQDFGAKWLHVVDLDGAFVGEMINFNTIEKIIRSTNLKVQVGGGIRDKERIKCYLDLGVERVILGSIALNDPEFVLKMAKTYPIVVGIDAKDGFVATQGWAKVSQMRATELATKFADAGVRAIICTDINKDGMLGGVNLDFTLDMARASGIDTIASGGVKDMSDIEQLIKNSEIAGVIVGKAYYEGLIDLKEAFRKVL from the coding sequence ATGGAAATTTTTCCAGCTATTGATCTAAAAGATGGTAAGGTTGTAAGGCTTAGCAAAGGTCTTATGGATAGTGCAAAGATTTATAATAACTCACCAAGCGATCAGGCTAAAATTTTTCAAGATTTTGGTGCAAAGTGGCTTCATGTTGTTGATCTAGATGGAGCATTTGTCGGAGAGATGATAAATTTTAACACTATAGAAAAGATAATTCGCTCTACAAATTTAAAAGTCCAAGTTGGTGGTGGTATACGCGATAAAGAGCGTATCAAATGTTACTTAGATCTTGGTGTGGAGCGTGTGATACTAGGCTCAATTGCTTTAAATGATCCAGAATTTGTCCTAAAAATGGCTAAAACATATCCTATTGTAGTTGGGATAGACGCTAAAGACGGCTTTGTCGCGACACAAGGCTGGGCTAAGGTGTCGCAGATGAGAGCGACTGAGTTGGCGACTAAATTTGCAGATGCTGGAGTAAGAGCTATCATCTGCACTGATATAAATAAAGATGGTATGCTAGGCGGTGTAAATTTAGACTTTACGCTTGATATGGCACGCGCAAGTGGCATAGATACGATAGCTAGTGGTGGTGTTAAAGATATGAGTGATATAGAGCAACTCATTAAAAATAGCGAGATAGCTGGAGTGATCGTTGGAAAGGCATATTATGAGGGCTTGATAGATCTAAAAGAGGCGTTTAGAAAAGTTTTATAA
- a CDS encoding PDC sensor domain-containing protein: MVIKEIQRFSEIRYKARAYLSYIFNRNIPNHLPGVSLDAILIGFDKIGHEIENFDAFYVLDANGVQLKDTISLNPDYITGMGENRSNKAYYYRAVRERRCVLTDPYPSSLNGELCVTASMPIYDDKNELKFIVCIDVSLSNILNIVNPGRIENYFGKFLRTVYSLFCMALFMICIFLFYHATQSFLSKNIEHINIEEIFESTIILTLALAIFDLVKMIFEAEVLGKNHDDNVMIYKTMVRFIGSIIIALAIEALMLVFKFAITAPENIINAIYLICGVALLMISLSVYLFSVKKQDSR; this comes from the coding sequence TTGGTTATAAAAGAGATTCAACGTTTTAGCGAGATACGTTACAAAGCACGTGCATATCTTAGTTATATTTTTAATAGAAATATCCCAAATCACCTACCTGGCGTGTCACTTGATGCCATACTTATAGGATTTGATAAGATAGGGCATGAGATAGAGAACTTTGACGCATTTTATGTGCTTGATGCAAATGGAGTGCAGCTAAAAGATACGATAAGTCTTAACCCAGACTATATAACTGGCATGGGTGAAAATCGCTCAAATAAGGCGTATTACTACCGAGCGGTGCGTGAGAGACGATGTGTGCTAACTGATCCATATCCATCATCGTTAAATGGAGAGCTTTGCGTTACTGCTAGTATGCCGATTTATGATGATAAAAATGAACTTAAATTTATAGTTTGCATTGATGTTAGCCTTTCAAATATCTTAAATATAGTTAATCCAGGTAGAATAGAAAACTACTTTGGCAAGTTTTTACGCACGGTGTATTCGCTATTTTGTATGGCACTTTTTATGATATGTATATTTTTATTTTACCATGCTACACAGAGTTTTTTATCAAAAAATATAGAACATATCAATATAGAAGAAATTTTTGAATCAACTATTATTCTTACTCTTGCACTAGCAATTTTTGATTTGGTTAAGATGATATTTGAAGCAGAAGTGCTAGGTAAAAACCACGATGATAATGTGATGATATATAAAACTATGGTGCGATTTATCGGTTCTATAATAATTGCACTTGCGATTGAAGCACTTATGCTTGTCTTTAAATTTGCTATCACCGCTCCTGAAAATATCATAAATGCGATCTATCTAATCTGTGGCGTTGCTTTACTAATGATCTCGCTTAGTGTGTATCTGTTTAGTGTGAAAAAGCAGGATAGTAGATGA
- a CDS encoding chemotaxis response regulator CheY → MKILVVDDSSTMRRIIKNTLQRLGHQDILEAEHGLEAWNIMSVNEGIDVLITDWNMPEMNGLELVKKVRADAKYVDMPIIMVTTEGGKAEVITALKAGVNNYIVKPFTPQVLKEKLEDVLS, encoded by the coding sequence GTGAAGATTTTAGTTGTAGATGATAGCTCGACAATGAGAAGAATTATAAAAAATACTCTACAAAGACTAGGTCATCAAGATATTTTAGAAGCAGAGCATGGGCTTGAAGCTTGGAATATAATGAGTGTAAACGAGGGCATTGATGTGCTTATAACTGATTGGAATATGCCTGAGATGAATGGTCTTGAGCTAGTCAAAAAGGTTCGTGCAGATGCAAAATATGTAGATATGCCTATTATAATGGTAACAACTGAAGGTGGCAAAGCTGAAGTTATCACAGCATTAAAAGCTGGTGTAAATAACTATATAGTTAAGCCTTTTACTCCACAAGTTTTAAAAGAGAAGCTCGAAGACGTTCTTAGTTGA
- a CDS encoding 2-isopropylmalate synthase has protein sequence MDNNKIIIFDTTLRDGEQSPGASMNTAEKLQIALQLERLGVDVMEAGFAAASPGDFDAVNQIAKQASNIVVCSLARAVERDIKVAGEALSPAKHRRIHTFIATSPIHMEYKLKMTPDEVIRRAVEAVKYAKTFGEDVEFSCEDAGRSEINFLKEICAAVIEAGVNTINLPDTVGYRLPTELSAMISEMAKFIDGRAVISVHNHNDLGLATANSLSCIVAGARQVECTINGIGERAGNAALEEIVMAIKTRADVFAPLYTGIITKEIYPTSRLIASITGIEPQPNKAIVGKNAFAHESGIHQDGVLKHKETYEIISAESIGLEKNSLVLGKHSGRHAFKDKLNSLGFNLDNDAINMAFDKFKDLADKKKEIFDDDLRALVAEEITKIPQIYEIVRLLQSSCNDALASASISIKHNDEITSDSALGNGTVDAIFKVIDRISGISGILKGYQVTAVSQGKDALAKVDVKVEFDGHNAVMGHGLDIDTMMASAKAYIGALNSYLKIKQI, from the coding sequence ATGGATAATAATAAAATAATAATATTTGATACAACTTTAAGAGATGGAGAGCAAAGCCCTGGAGCATCCATGAATACAGCTGAAAAGTTACAGATAGCACTTCAGCTTGAACGTCTTGGAGTTGATGTTATGGAGGCTGGATTTGCGGCAGCTAGTCCTGGTGACTTTGACGCAGTTAATCAAATCGCAAAACAGGCATCAAATATAGTTGTTTGCTCGCTTGCACGTGCAGTTGAACGCGATATAAAAGTAGCCGGAGAGGCACTGTCTCCCGCAAAACACCGTCGTATACATACATTTATTGCAACTAGTCCGATACATATGGAGTATAAGCTAAAAATGACACCAGACGAGGTGATCCGTCGTGCTGTCGAAGCGGTCAAATATGCAAAAACATTTGGCGAAGATGTGGAATTTAGCTGTGAAGATGCGGGTCGTAGCGAGATAAACTTTTTAAAAGAGATATGTGCGGCAGTCATAGAAGCTGGAGTTAATACAATAAATTTACCAGATACAGTGGGCTATCGTTTACCAACAGAGCTTAGTGCGATGATAAGCGAGATGGCTAAATTTATAGATGGACGAGCAGTTATCTCAGTGCATAATCATAACGATCTTGGCTTGGCTACGGCAAATTCGTTATCTTGTATAGTTGCAGGGGCTCGTCAAGTTGAATGTACTATAAATGGCATCGGTGAACGTGCTGGCAATGCTGCACTTGAAGAGATTGTGATGGCTATAAAAACTCGTGCCGATGTGTTTGCACCGCTTTATACAGGCATAATCACGAAAGAAATTTATCCGACTTCACGTTTAATCGCTAGTATAACAGGTATAGAGCCACAACCAAATAAAGCTATAGTCGGCAAAAATGCTTTTGCACATGAGAGTGGCATACACCAAGATGGTGTATTAAAGCACAAAGAGACTTATGAGATTATATCGGCTGAAAGTATAGGACTTGAAAAAAACTCTTTAGTTCTTGGCAAACATAGTGGTCGCCACGCATTTAAGGATAAGCTAAACTCACTTGGGTTTAACCTCGATAATGACGCGATCAATATGGCATTTGATAAATTTAAAGATCTTGCTGATAAGAAAAAAGAGATCTTTGATGATGATTTGCGTGCGTTAGTTGCTGAAGAGATCACGAAAATCCCACAAATTTATGAGATAGTTAGACTTCTTCAAAGTAGCTGTAACGATGCGTTAGCTAGTGCATCTATCAGTATAAAACATAATGATGAGATCACGAGCGATTCTGCACTTGGAAATGGCACTGTCGATGCTATATTTAAAGTTATTGATCGTATAAGTGGTATAAGTGGCATACTTAAAGGCTATCAAGTAACAGCAGTTTCACAGGGCAAAGACGCATTGGCTAAAGTTGATGTTAAGGTTGAATTTGATGGACATAATGCTGTTATGGGGCACGGACTTGATATAGATACGATGATGGCAAGTGCGAAAGCTTATATCGGTGCTTTGAATAGCTATCTAAAGATCAAACAAATTTAA
- the ftsH gene encoding ATP-dependent zinc metalloprotease FtsH has product MNNNQQNNSNNNNGFFNKNPILIFAIFAIIIVLAFRSFTGDSMTAMNIGQSQSKVISYSDFKNMVKAKQVSEVAISDNTIKAAGIDKNIYVIRRVSDHTLIPLLEQNGIEYSAYSDTNWFSELLFSWVLPVFIFFGIWMLLASRMQRNMGSGILGIGSAKKLINSEKPNVKFDNVAGVEEAKEEVQEIVDYLKSPDKYLNLGAKIPKGILLVGPPGTGKTLLARAVAGEADVPFFSMSASSFIEMFVGVGASRVRDLFENAKKEAPAIVFIDEIDAIGKSRNSGPMGGNDEREQTLNQLLSEMDGFDADKSPVIVIAATNRPEILDAALLRPGRFDRQVLVDKPDFKGRCDILKVHMKDVKISKDVDLEEIGRLTTGLAGADLENIINEAALLAGRKSKPVVEQADLVEAVERSIAGLEKKSRRVNPKEKRIVTYHECGHALIAEVTKGAKRVTKVSIVPRGLAALGYTLNTPEENKFLMQKHELIAEVDVLLGGRAAEEVFIKEISTGASNDLERATDIIKAMISMYGMSDVAGLMVLEKQRNTFLNGGQTIKDYSDKMAEKVDEFVKNMLEKRYNAVIDTLKTYNGAIENMVSALYEEETIEGERVRAIIKSYEDENSLESRLNVYEDDETQTKKEV; this is encoded by the coding sequence ATGAATAATAATCAACAAAACAACAGTAATAATAACAATGGGTTTTTTAATAAAAATCCTATATTAATATTTGCTATTTTTGCTATCATTATCGTCCTGGCGTTTAGGAGTTTTACTGGTGATAGTATGACAGCTATGAATATAGGTCAGTCGCAAAGTAAAGTCATATCATATTCTGATTTTAAGAATATGGTAAAGGCAAAACAAGTATCTGAAGTCGCCATATCTGACAATACTATAAAGGCTGCTGGAATAGATAAAAACATATATGTAATAAGGCGTGTGAGCGATCATACTCTCATACCTCTTTTAGAGCAAAACGGTATAGAATATAGTGCATATAGCGATACAAACTGGTTTAGCGAGTTGCTATTTTCATGGGTGCTTCCAGTGTTTATATTTTTTGGAATTTGGATGTTGCTTGCAAGTAGGATGCAGCGAAATATGGGTAGTGGCATCCTAGGCATAGGAAGTGCTAAAAAACTTATAAATTCTGAAAAACCAAATGTAAAATTTGATAATGTAGCAGGTGTAGAAGAGGCAAAAGAAGAGGTTCAAGAGATAGTTGATTATCTCAAAAGTCCAGATAAATACCTAAATTTGGGTGCAAAAATTCCTAAAGGAATTTTACTTGTCGGACCTCCAGGCACTGGTAAAACGTTACTTGCACGTGCAGTTGCTGGTGAGGCTGATGTGCCATTTTTTTCAATGTCTGCATCTAGTTTTATAGAGATGTTTGTGGGTGTTGGTGCAAGCCGTGTTAGAGATCTGTTTGAAAATGCAAAAAAAGAAGCTCCTGCGATTGTCTTTATAGATGAGATAGACGCGATAGGCAAGAGTCGTAATAGCGGACCAATGGGCGGAAACGATGAACGTGAACAAACTCTAAATCAGCTACTTTCAGAGATGGATGGCTTTGATGCGGATAAGTCACCAGTTATCGTCATCGCTGCAACAAATCGTCCTGAAATTTTAGACGCCGCACTTTTACGACCAGGTCGTTTTGATAGGCAAGTGCTTGTGGATAAGCCTGATTTTAAGGGACGTTGCGATATATTAAAAGTTCATATGAAAGATGTAAAAATTTCAAAAGATGTTGATCTTGAAGAGATAGGGCGACTTACTACTGGCTTAGCTGGTGCAGATCTTGAAAATATCATAAATGAAGCAGCTCTTTTGGCTGGTCGTAAGTCAAAACCAGTAGTAGAACAAGCTGATTTAGTTGAGGCCGTCGAGCGTTCTATAGCTGGTCTTGAGAAGAAATCTCGTCGTGTAAATCCAAAAGAGAAACGAATAGTAACATATCACGAATGCGGACATGCTCTTATAGCTGAGGTCACAAAGGGTGCAAAACGTGTTACAAAAGTTTCTATAGTTCCGCGTGGTTTGGCAGCTTTGGGTTATACGTTAAATACACCTGAGGAGAATAAATTTTTAATGCAAAAACATGAGCTTATTGCAGAGGTCGATGTATTGCTAGGTGGTCGTGCAGCAGAAGAAGTCTTTATAAAAGAAATTTCAACTGGTGCTAGCAATGATCTTGAACGTGCAACTGATATCATAAAAGCTATGATAAGTATGTATGGCATGAGTGATGTAGCCGGTCTAATGGTACTTGAAAAACAGAGAAATACTTTTTTAAATGGCGGACAAACGATAAAAGATTATAGTGACAAGATGGCTGAAAAGGTAGATGAGTTTGTTAAAAATATGCTTGAGAAGCGTTATAACGCCGTGATAGATACACTTAAAACATATAATGGTGCGATAGAAAATATGGTATCGGCACTTTATGAAGAGGAGACAATCGAAGGCGAAAGAGTTCGTGCTATCATTAAATCTTATGAAGATGAAAACAGTCTTGAAAGTCGCCTAAATGTTTATGAAGATGACGAAACTCAAACAAAAAAAGAGGTGTAA